One genomic region from Vibrio sp. STUT-A11 encodes:
- the pcaF gene encoding 3-oxoadipyl-CoA thiolase, with amino-acid sequence MTNVYLCNPRRSAIGRFGGTLSSVRPDDLAAKIFQAVLEQSPNLDPAAIDEVIMGSANQAGEDNRNVARMSALLAGLPTSVPGTTINRLCGSGMDAVGTAFRAIKAGEMDLVLAGGVESMSRAPYVMGKADSAFTRTQQIEDTTIGWRFVNPLMKELYGVDSMPETAENVAETYNISRQDQDLFAFRSQQKAQHAITDQIFAQEIVPIEIQRKRQEPLIFDTDEHPRPSTLEKLSSLPAPFRNGGSVTAGNASGVNDGAAAMLVASEEAISQHSLTPVAKILGMATAGVEPRVMGIGPVPAVKKLLEKHRISIQDIDVIELNEAFSAQGLAVLRELGVADDDSRVNPNGGAIALGHPLGMSGARLLMTAAYQLQRTGGRYALCTMCVGVGQGIATLIERA; translated from the coding sequence ATGACTAATGTTTACCTTTGTAACCCTCGACGTTCAGCTATCGGTCGCTTCGGTGGTACCCTTTCAAGTGTTCGCCCAGATGATCTTGCAGCCAAAATTTTCCAAGCTGTTTTAGAGCAGTCACCGAACCTGGATCCTGCTGCTATCGACGAGGTAATTATGGGCTCGGCTAACCAAGCAGGCGAAGACAACCGAAATGTTGCACGTATGTCAGCTCTGTTAGCAGGCTTACCTACATCCGTTCCAGGTACCACGATTAATCGCTTATGTGGTTCAGGAATGGATGCGGTCGGAACGGCTTTCCGGGCTATCAAAGCGGGAGAAATGGATTTGGTACTGGCTGGTGGAGTCGAATCGATGTCACGCGCGCCTTATGTCATGGGCAAAGCCGACAGCGCGTTCACTCGAACCCAACAAATTGAAGATACAACGATTGGCTGGCGCTTCGTTAACCCATTAATGAAAGAATTATACGGTGTCGACTCCATGCCTGAGACGGCTGAAAATGTAGCGGAAACCTATAATATTTCCCGCCAGGATCAGGACCTTTTTGCTTTTCGATCACAGCAAAAAGCGCAACACGCCATTACTGACCAGATTTTTGCACAAGAAATCGTGCCGATTGAAATTCAGCGCAAACGCCAAGAACCGTTGATATTCGATACCGATGAACACCCACGACCAAGCACGTTGGAAAAGCTCTCCTCACTCCCTGCCCCGTTCCGAAACGGTGGCAGTGTTACAGCAGGCAATGCGTCGGGTGTAAATGATGGTGCTGCGGCGATGCTTGTTGCCAGTGAGGAAGCCATCAGTCAACATAGCCTAACACCAGTAGCAAAAATATTGGGTATGGCAACAGCGGGGGTTGAACCTCGAGTAATGGGTATTGGCCCTGTCCCAGCAGTGAAAAAATTACTGGAGAAGCATAGGATAAGCATTCAAGATATAGACGTTATCGAACTTAACGAAGCATTTTCAGCGCAAGGATTAGCAGTGTTGAGAGAGTTAGGGGTTGCCGACGACGACTCTAGGGTTAACCCGAATGGCGGCGCGATTGCTTTGGGTCATCCTTTAGGTATGTCAGGTGCCCGTTTACTGATGACAGCCGCATACCAATTACAACGAACGGGTGGGCGCTATGCACTATGTACTATGTGCGTTGGAGTTGGACAAGGTATCGCGACACTTATCGAACGAGCTTAA
- the catC gene encoding muconolactone Delta-isomerase: MLFKVEMTVKIPHSLPEDTVAEIKAKEKAYAQQLQQSGKWRHLWRVAGSYANVSIFDVEDNAELQDLISQLPLFPYMDISVSPLCRHPSSIHEDDR, encoded by the coding sequence ATGTTATTCAAAGTAGAAATGACCGTGAAAATTCCACACTCACTACCGGAAGACACGGTCGCTGAAATCAAAGCAAAAGAGAAGGCTTACGCACAACAACTTCAGCAGTCCGGCAAGTGGCGACACTTGTGGCGCGTGGCAGGCAGCTACGCCAACGTCAGCATTTTTGATGTAGAGGATAATGCTGAGCTGCAGGATCTAATCAGCCAGCTACCTCTGTTCCCTTACATGGATATCAGCGTTTCCCCACTATGCCGTCACCCTTCGTCCATTCACGAAGATGACCGATAA
- a CDS encoding CoA transferase subunit A, giving the protein MAEFLSLKEAISKHIFHGDTVAMEGFTHLIPFAAGHEIIRQEKRDLTLIRMTPDLVYDQLIGAGCVKKLIFSWGGNPGVGSLHRLRDAVEKGWPHQLELLEHSHAAMACAYEAGAAGLPLAVFRGYVGSDLPKVNEQIKFITCPFSNEQLAAVPSIRPDVTVIHAQKADKKGNVLIEGILGVQKEAALAAKRSIVTVEEIVDELDASVNACVLPSWAITAISHVPLGAKPSYALGYYERDNSFYKQWDGISRDRASFQAWVQENIFEQGEA; this is encoded by the coding sequence ATGGCTGAGTTCCTTTCTCTCAAAGAAGCGATAAGCAAGCATATTTTCCACGGCGACACTGTCGCGATGGAAGGTTTTACCCACCTCATCCCGTTCGCAGCTGGGCATGAAATCATCCGTCAGGAAAAAAGGGATTTAACGTTAATTCGTATGACCCCTGATTTGGTCTATGACCAGTTAATTGGCGCAGGATGTGTGAAAAAGTTGATCTTTTCTTGGGGAGGCAATCCAGGGGTAGGATCTTTGCACCGACTCCGAGACGCTGTAGAAAAAGGCTGGCCACATCAATTGGAACTCCTTGAGCATAGCCATGCAGCAATGGCATGCGCTTATGAAGCCGGAGCGGCTGGCTTGCCTCTCGCAGTATTCCGTGGCTACGTAGGAAGTGACCTGCCAAAAGTGAATGAACAGATCAAATTCATTACCTGCCCTTTTAGCAACGAACAGTTGGCTGCCGTGCCTTCAATTAGACCAGACGTGACGGTCATTCACGCTCAAAAAGCCGATAAAAAAGGCAATGTACTGATCGAAGGCATACTCGGTGTGCAAAAAGAAGCGGCCCTGGCCGCTAAACGTAGCATCGTCACGGTCGAAGAAATTGTTGATGAACTTGATGCTTCAGTGAACGCTTGCGTTCTCCCTTCGTGGGCAATCACGGCTATTTCACACGTTCCTTTAGGTGCGAAGCCTTCCTATGCCTTGGGCTACTATGAACGCGACAATAGCTTCTACAAACAATGGGATGGCATATCACGTGATCGAGCAAGCTTCCAAGCTTGGGTACAGGAAAACATTTTCGAACAGGGAGAAGCATAA
- a CDS encoding LysR family transcriptional regulator: MMELRHLRYFVAVAEEGNLTRAAEKLCIAQPPLTRQIKQLEEIVGVPLFIRKPRGLELTDGGAYFLVHAKQILDKVMVTIEGTQQITKKRKTLFSIGFVPSVFYGQLPLMVRRLRKNKNLEIVLHELTTRDQIEALKTGKIDIGFGRVHIDDPEIEQELLFEEPLIAAIPSGHELGKSNPSLQELAEIPMITFPTGPGAQFAHFTQGLFYNRGLRSNVSQQVNDLQTALSLVASEMGFTLVPEQVRKLNREGIEYVRLQDTSIKTQVIASRRRGENINAVMRLVNTILEELVENRRTGRYS, encoded by the coding sequence ATGATGGAGTTAAGACACCTGCGATACTTTGTCGCTGTCGCTGAGGAAGGAAATCTCACCAGAGCCGCAGAAAAGCTATGTATTGCCCAGCCGCCGCTAACTAGGCAGATAAAGCAACTTGAGGAAATAGTTGGCGTTCCGCTGTTTATTCGTAAGCCCCGGGGACTAGAGTTGACGGATGGCGGCGCGTACTTTTTAGTTCATGCGAAACAAATTCTCGACAAAGTGATGGTGACGATTGAAGGAACGCAGCAGATAACGAAAAAACGCAAAACATTATTTTCTATCGGCTTTGTTCCTTCGGTGTTTTACGGCCAGCTACCACTGATGGTAAGACGGCTAAGGAAAAACAAAAATTTAGAAATCGTGTTACATGAATTAACAACTCGTGACCAAATTGAAGCGTTGAAAACAGGAAAAATTGATATCGGCTTCGGCCGAGTCCATATCGATGACCCTGAAATCGAACAGGAACTGCTGTTTGAGGAACCGTTAATAGCTGCAATTCCGAGTGGTCATGAGTTAGGGAAAAGTAACCCTTCCTTACAAGAATTGGCCGAAATTCCAATGATCACGTTTCCCACTGGTCCCGGCGCACAATTTGCTCATTTTACTCAGGGACTATTTTATAACCGTGGTTTAAGAAGCAATGTCAGCCAACAAGTCAATGACTTACAAACCGCACTTTCCTTGGTTGCTTCAGAGATGGGATTTACATTGGTTCCGGAACAGGTACGTAAACTAAACCGAGAAGGTATTGAGTACGTCCGGCTCCAAGATACCAGTATCAAAACACAAGTCATCGCCTCTCGCCGACGAGGAGAAAACATCAACGCGGTAATGCGACTAGTGAACACAATCTTGGAAGAGCTAGTTGAAAACCGCAGAACGGGCCGATACTCCTAA
- a CDS encoding alpha/beta hydrolase encodes MGFMSYQGRAICYHSHGEEGKPLLILAHPLGMNQAVWEGVLPYLTPYFTVMTWDLPGHGDSDALVEGTTEITPNDLAGEVLALADLVGAERFHFVGTSIGGVIGQQLLLSDSERVISAVLTNTGAVIGTKENWEVRAIDVRTNGLGSMVDQIVPRWFGAQACRQQPNLMSTWKQALSRCDNHSYASLCVMLGQTDFRHQKLNNDVQLVLVGGSDDVATPPHSLQQIADLNNASAPVILDGIGHVPSVEDPALFSDVILSHMR; translated from the coding sequence ATGGGTTTTATGAGCTATCAAGGTCGCGCTATCTGCTACCATAGCCATGGAGAAGAAGGGAAACCGCTGCTGATATTGGCGCACCCGCTTGGTATGAATCAGGCTGTATGGGAAGGTGTTCTGCCCTATTTGACTCCTTACTTCACAGTTATGACCTGGGATCTACCGGGTCATGGAGACAGTGACGCTTTAGTCGAAGGCACCACAGAGATCACACCTAACGATTTGGCAGGTGAGGTACTTGCCCTAGCAGACTTGGTTGGGGCTGAACGTTTCCATTTTGTCGGTACATCGATTGGCGGTGTTATAGGTCAGCAGTTGCTACTCAGCGATAGTGAGAGAGTAATTTCCGCCGTGCTAACCAATACTGGAGCCGTCATTGGCACTAAAGAAAACTGGGAAGTTCGAGCTATTGACGTACGCACTAACGGACTCGGTTCGATGGTCGATCAAATAGTTCCGCGCTGGTTCGGTGCGCAGGCTTGTCGACAACAGCCAAATCTAATGAGTACATGGAAACAAGCGCTCTCTAGGTGTGATAACCACAGTTATGCATCTCTGTGCGTCATGCTAGGACAAACGGATTTTCGTCATCAAAAATTAAATAATGATGTGCAGCTGGTCTTGGTAGGTGGCAGTGATGATGTAGCAACTCCCCCTCATTCGCTACAACAAATAGCTGACTTAAATAACGCTAGTGCTCCAGTTATTCTGGATGGTATTGGCCACGTTCCGTCAGTAGAAGATCCCGCTTTGTTCAGTGACGTAATCTTATCCCATATGCGTTAA
- the catA gene encoding catechol 1,2-dioxygenase codes for MSVKTMHTQEVQELLEKVAGFNNSDGNERVKTILHRLMHDVYQIIEDLDITPDELWSAVYYINQLGANGEAALLAPGLGIDKYLDIRLDEADKQAGLYGGTPRTIEGPLYVAGAPKSEGFARMDDGTDTESEVMLLTGQVTDQEGNPICNAVVDIWHANSMGAYSYFDKSQSEYNLRRRIETDENGRYTARSIIPAGYGCPPEGSTQQLLNQLGRHGNRPAHIHFFISKPGYKHLTTQINLAGDEYTYDDFAFATLEELVVEAQRIEDPAKADALGLEGPLTQVEFDIQLVSTEKSELQVRHSRLRALEGQQA; via the coding sequence ATGAGTGTTAAAACTATGCACACACAGGAAGTCCAGGAGCTACTAGAGAAAGTGGCAGGTTTCAATAACTCTGACGGTAATGAAAGGGTTAAAACCATCCTGCATCGCCTAATGCACGATGTCTACCAGATTATAGAAGATCTGGATATTACACCGGATGAATTATGGTCAGCGGTGTATTACATCAACCAACTGGGTGCGAATGGCGAGGCAGCTCTGTTAGCCCCGGGTCTTGGCATCGATAAGTACCTGGACATTCGTTTGGACGAGGCAGATAAGCAAGCTGGACTATATGGCGGAACACCAAGAACGATTGAAGGCCCGCTATATGTAGCAGGTGCGCCGAAGAGTGAAGGCTTTGCTCGCATGGATGATGGCACCGATACTGAATCAGAAGTGATGCTACTGACTGGACAGGTTACGGATCAAGAAGGCAATCCGATTTGCAACGCGGTAGTCGATATTTGGCATGCAAACAGTATGGGAGCGTACTCTTACTTTGATAAATCCCAAAGTGAATACAACCTGCGTCGTCGTATCGAGACGGATGAAAACGGTCGCTACACAGCTCGCTCGATTATTCCGGCAGGTTACGGTTGTCCTCCTGAAGGCTCAACTCAGCAACTGCTTAACCAGTTAGGACGTCATGGTAACCGACCTGCACATATTCATTTCTTTATTTCTAAGCCGGGTTACAAGCACCTAACTACTCAGATCAACCTCGCTGGCGATGAATACACTTACGATGATTTCGCTTTTGCAACCCTGGAAGAGTTGGTTGTTGAAGCGCAACGCATCGAAGATCCAGCTAAGGCTGATGCTCTAGGCTTGGAAGGTCCACTCACTCAGGTTGAATTCGATATCCAGCTGGTCAGCACAGAAAAGTCAGAGCTTCAAGTTCGCCACTCCCGCCTTCGCGCTCTTGAGGGTCAACAGGCTTAA
- a CDS encoding efflux RND transporter permease subunit, whose product MIRFFSKHPTAANLLMLSLLVMGITSLSNIKRETFPEFDPPYIMAGVVYPGASPQEVEESICVRMEDAVDGLANIEETQCEAIEGSARLILKLNDKADIGRMLVDVQTQINSINDFPQQIESPVVQELDWNEPVVDVAITADTSWPELKAYAEQLKRALKLDYNVSLVDVAGFSDHQFRVELDSQAMRQLGLSVGDIATQIGRQNIKLPSGNVETPDKNFLIRFDERRISPQQLESIVVGSGPNGSQIRLKDIATITDRFELDEQKVLFDGHPSALLKVSKNKEDDALRIKERVAQFVEQQQAIAPDGVKLELTNDLSSVLWDRLTMMVRNGWQGIVLVFATMWLFFSLRYSFWVAAGLPVAFLGGLFLMVQLGLSINIMSLVGLLMAIGIMMDDAIVIAESIAAHLDRGEDVENAVIKGVKKVLPGVVSSFLTTVCIFGSLLFLQGEMGAVLKAVPQVLILVLTLSLVEAFLILPNHLSHSLHKEKNEKPPAKFKKKLLDGFENFRNTTLVNAVERVVEFRYAFLGGVLALLFISLATLAGGLLKFQPFPELDGDIAEARIILPPGSSLSQTESVVGKIVASAQKLDKEWTQNFENGVPLIEHITSQFNANADANESGPHIATVRLDLLGAESRNTVIDDFIAAWRQDVGELADPISLVFKQPTMGPGGRAIEIRAKHDDLEALKSASIDIQQYLNEFDGIHGVLDDMRMGKEEVLVKLRPGAETYGINGQLVANQLRAAFFGQTADEIQVGVENISIEVRLDKVQAGDLQQLANFPIIMSDGSQIPLATIATLDFQRNYVRIQRIDGLRTISVFGDVDNTKANSTAIIAQFQRDEASKLVAKYPGLRFDFEGEAKDAAETGASMGKGFLLGLFGVFAILSYQFRSYLEPVVVMLAIPLAFIGVVWGHILLGHSLSMPSMMGFVSLAGIVVNDSILLVQYIRHHVDEGDSVHDSVVKASRERFRAVFLTSMTTAAGLLPLLTETSLQAQVIQPLVISIVFGIFASTLLVLFMIPAAYSVLADFGLVHKHEDI is encoded by the coding sequence ATGATTCGATTCTTCTCTAAACACCCGACAGCCGCAAACCTACTTATGCTTAGCTTGCTGGTCATGGGTATTACATCACTTTCCAACATTAAGCGGGAAACCTTCCCAGAATTCGACCCTCCCTACATAATGGCAGGCGTCGTCTACCCCGGCGCGTCCCCGCAAGAAGTGGAAGAGAGCATCTGTGTTCGAATGGAAGATGCGGTTGATGGACTTGCTAATATCGAAGAGACCCAATGTGAAGCCATTGAGGGATCGGCAAGACTGATCCTCAAACTTAACGACAAAGCCGATATCGGGCGAATGTTGGTCGATGTACAAACTCAAATCAACTCGATCAATGATTTTCCACAGCAGATTGAGTCTCCTGTGGTGCAGGAACTGGACTGGAACGAACCTGTTGTTGACGTAGCCATTACCGCAGATACAAGCTGGCCGGAACTGAAAGCCTATGCAGAACAGCTTAAGCGAGCATTAAAACTCGACTATAACGTATCTCTGGTTGATGTGGCGGGATTTTCTGACCATCAGTTTCGCGTCGAATTAGACTCGCAAGCCATGCGTCAACTTGGCTTGAGTGTCGGTGATATCGCCACTCAAATTGGTCGCCAGAATATTAAATTACCAAGTGGTAATGTTGAAACACCCGACAAGAATTTTCTGATCCGTTTCGATGAAAGACGTATTTCACCGCAGCAACTTGAATCGATCGTCGTTGGCTCTGGACCAAACGGTTCACAGATTCGACTTAAAGACATCGCAACCATTACCGACCGCTTTGAATTAGATGAACAGAAGGTTCTCTTCGATGGCCACCCTTCAGCCCTACTCAAAGTCAGTAAGAACAAAGAAGATGATGCGCTCAGAATCAAGGAGCGTGTCGCGCAGTTCGTAGAGCAGCAACAAGCTATCGCCCCAGACGGCGTCAAATTAGAGCTCACCAATGATCTCTCGTCTGTACTGTGGGATCGTTTAACCATGATGGTTCGCAATGGCTGGCAGGGTATCGTGCTTGTGTTCGCCACCATGTGGTTGTTCTTTAGCCTTCGCTATTCATTCTGGGTGGCAGCCGGCTTACCCGTTGCTTTCCTTGGCGGACTATTCCTGATGGTGCAGCTCGGACTTTCAATCAATATTATGTCATTGGTCGGTCTGCTTATGGCGATCGGTATTATGATGGACGATGCGATAGTTATTGCTGAATCCATCGCCGCTCACCTAGATAGAGGAGAAGATGTCGAAAATGCCGTCATCAAAGGGGTGAAAAAAGTGCTACCCGGCGTTGTCTCTTCTTTCCTTACTACGGTATGTATTTTTGGTAGCTTGCTGTTTTTGCAAGGCGAAATGGGAGCCGTGCTCAAAGCCGTTCCACAAGTGCTGATTCTCGTACTGACGCTGAGTTTAGTTGAAGCTTTTCTTATTCTTCCCAACCACTTATCGCATTCACTGCATAAAGAGAAGAATGAAAAGCCCCCAGCCAAATTTAAAAAGAAACTCCTTGATGGCTTTGAGAACTTTCGCAATACAACCTTAGTCAACGCAGTGGAGAGAGTGGTTGAATTTCGTTACGCCTTCCTCGGTGGTGTCTTAGCCTTATTGTTCATCTCATTAGCAACGTTGGCTGGAGGCTTACTCAAGTTTCAACCCTTCCCAGAACTCGATGGTGATATCGCCGAAGCGCGTATCATTCTGCCGCCGGGCTCATCACTTTCTCAAACCGAGTCCGTGGTTGGTAAGATCGTTGCGTCTGCGCAAAAGCTAGACAAAGAATGGACGCAAAATTTCGAAAACGGTGTGCCACTTATTGAGCATATTACTAGCCAGTTTAATGCCAATGCTGACGCCAATGAGTCAGGGCCACATATCGCCACCGTTCGACTTGATCTACTCGGTGCAGAGAGTCGCAATACCGTTATTGATGATTTCATCGCCGCTTGGCGCCAAGATGTTGGTGAACTGGCCGATCCCATTTCATTGGTCTTTAAACAGCCAACGATGGGGCCAGGTGGACGCGCAATTGAAATCCGCGCCAAACATGATGACCTAGAGGCACTCAAATCCGCCTCAATCGATATCCAGCAATATCTTAACGAATTCGATGGCATACATGGCGTGCTTGACGATATGCGAATGGGTAAAGAAGAGGTGTTAGTCAAACTTCGTCCGGGCGCAGAAACTTATGGTATCAACGGACAATTGGTTGCTAACCAGCTGCGTGCAGCCTTTTTTGGTCAGACCGCGGATGAGATTCAGGTCGGCGTAGAAAATATCTCGATTGAAGTGCGTCTCGATAAAGTTCAAGCGGGCGACCTACAACAACTGGCAAACTTCCCGATCATCATGTCGGATGGCAGTCAGATACCACTGGCAACCATTGCGACGTTAGATTTTCAACGTAACTATGTTCGAATCCAGCGTATTGATGGTTTAAGAACCATTAGCGTATTTGGTGATGTCGACAATACCAAAGCTAACTCAACAGCGATCATCGCTCAATTCCAACGTGATGAAGCGTCAAAACTGGTGGCGAAATACCCGGGGTTACGTTTCGATTTTGAAGGGGAAGCCAAAGATGCCGCTGAAACGGGCGCGTCAATGGGCAAAGGTTTCCTGCTTGGTCTGTTCGGCGTGTTTGCCATACTTAGTTATCAGTTCCGCAGCTATCTGGAGCCTGTAGTAGTAATGCTGGCTATCCCACTTGCCTTCATTGGCGTAGTTTGGGGGCACATATTGCTCGGTCACTCACTTAGCATGCCAAGTATGATGGGCTTTGTCTCCCTAGCTGGCATCGTGGTCAACGATTCGATATTGCTAGTGCAGTATATTCGCCATCACGTCGATGAAGGAGACAGCGTTCACGACTCGGTGGTTAAAGCGAGTCGCGAACGATTCAGAGCGGTGTTTTTGACCTCAATGACCACGGCTGCAGGTTTACTACCTTTACTGACAGAAACCAGTTTGCAAGCTCAGGTCATTCAGCCTTTGGTCATCTCCATTGTGTTCGGCATCTTTGCCTCAACCTTACTGGTACTATTTATGATCCCGGCAGCCTACTCAGTTCTTGCAGACTTCGGTTTGGTGCATAAACACGAGGACATCTGA
- a CDS encoding CoA-transferase subunit beta: MSFEYTSSEMMSITAARALTDNMTCFVGIGLPSEAANLARLTHAPNITLIYESGTLQTKPNVLPLSIGDGELCHSALSTVSVPEMFRYWLQGGHVSVGFLGTAQIDRFANLNTTLVGDYRKPKVRLPGGGGAPEIATNAQEVFITVKHSKRTFVKDVDFITTVGFGRDGKARDNVPNLGKGPTVVITDLCILRPDPATKELIVVSLHPGVTREDVIDATGWEIQFSDNLETTPAPSSLELKVLRELKERTQRQHANQE; encoded by the coding sequence ATGAGTTTTGAATACACGTCTTCAGAGATGATGAGCATCACCGCGGCTCGTGCACTAACGGATAACATGACTTGTTTTGTCGGCATCGGCCTGCCAAGTGAAGCCGCGAATTTAGCGCGACTGACTCATGCGCCGAATATTACCCTTATTTATGAATCGGGTACGTTACAGACCAAACCTAACGTCTTGCCATTGTCGATAGGTGACGGCGAATTGTGTCACTCGGCATTGAGCACCGTATCTGTTCCTGAAATGTTTCGTTATTGGTTACAAGGTGGTCATGTCAGCGTAGGATTTTTAGGTACGGCACAAATCGATCGTTTTGCAAACCTGAATACGACTCTGGTTGGTGATTACCGCAAACCAAAAGTGCGCTTACCAGGCGGAGGTGGTGCCCCAGAAATAGCCACCAACGCACAAGAAGTCTTTATCACTGTGAAACATTCAAAACGTACCTTTGTAAAAGATGTTGATTTCATCACCACTGTAGGCTTCGGCCGTGATGGAAAGGCAAGAGACAATGTCCCTAATCTCGGCAAAGGTCCGACGGTTGTTATCACAGACTTATGCATCCTTCGCCCTGACCCTGCAACCAAGGAATTGATAGTAGTGTCGCTGCACCCTGGTGTGACTCGAGAAGATGTCATAGACGCGACCGGCTGGGAAATTCAGTTTTCGGATAACCTGGAAACCACACCAGCGCCAAGTAGCTTAGAACTAAAAGTATTACGCGAGCTAAAAGAAAGAACTCAGCGCCAACATGCCAACCAAGAGTGA
- a CDS encoding IclR family transcriptional regulator C-terminal domain-containing protein, translated as MEHDVSDKDFLTTFAKGLNVIRSFEPNSMSMTLTEVAKKNDLSRASARRFLLTMLKLGYVETDGNRFSLTAKVLELGYSYLSTLDVGGTVSTQLELVTQQLGESSSAAVLEGENIVYIARIPVRPLMAFNLQIGARLPAYATSMGRVLLSALPEEELDHLLAQSNLIQLTPNTLTSPSELKAEIAKVRLQGYAINDQELELGLRSVAVPVFNRNGKLRLTLNVSCHSSKTTVDRMISEFVPVLKDTAQRISMSLP; from the coding sequence ATGGAACATGACGTTTCTGATAAAGACTTCCTGACCACGTTTGCCAAAGGTCTTAACGTGATTCGCTCGTTCGAACCAAACTCAATGAGCATGACCCTCACAGAGGTCGCAAAAAAAAACGATCTATCCAGAGCATCAGCAAGACGCTTCTTACTGACCATGCTAAAACTCGGCTACGTTGAAACCGACGGCAATAGATTCTCCCTTACAGCGAAAGTTCTTGAACTTGGGTATTCCTACCTGTCGACATTGGATGTCGGAGGCACAGTCTCTACCCAATTAGAATTGGTCACTCAACAGCTTGGTGAATCTAGCTCGGCAGCCGTACTCGAGGGAGAAAATATCGTTTATATTGCCCGAATCCCTGTCCGTCCTCTCATGGCTTTCAACTTACAGATCGGTGCCAGACTTCCAGCGTATGCAACGTCGATGGGAAGAGTACTTCTGTCTGCACTTCCAGAAGAAGAGTTAGATCATTTGTTAGCGCAATCCAATCTTATCCAGTTGACACCAAACACGCTGACATCGCCTAGTGAACTAAAGGCAGAGATTGCCAAGGTTCGCTTACAAGGGTATGCCATCAATGACCAGGAACTAGAGCTGGGATTACGTTCCGTGGCAGTTCCCGTATTCAACCGCAACGGAAAGCTTCGATTAACCCTGAATGTAAGCTGTCACTCCAGTAAGACCACGGTAGATAGGATGATCAGTGAGTTTGTTCCAGTCCTGAAAGATACAGCTCAGCGCATCTCGATGTCCCTGCCGTAG
- a CDS encoding muconate/chloromuconate family cycloisomerase, protein MSATIHSIEASLIDIPTIRPHKLSVTTMGVQTMVIVRIKDSDGFEGIGEATTIGGLAYGPESPESVKLTIDTYFAPHLIGQPSHNINTLKVRLNSAIRGNNLAKSAIETALLDLQGKRLNLSVSELLGGAVHQHLPVLWTLASGNTNQDIDEALSLIDAERHCDFKLKIGSGALKDDVNHVIAIKQAVGDSASIRVDVNQAWDESSAAIAMAKFTEAGVDLVEQPTPMKDFDALVRLSQKFSLPILADESVADAKDMYHLAKGGFAGAVALKIAKAGGPIQALQQAHVAQAAGIGLYGGTLLEGTIGTAASLHAWSTLETLHWGTEMFGPLLMKDDIVTNPLNFHHNGVDLPTGPGLGIEIDEDKFAYYRRS, encoded by the coding sequence ATGTCAGCAACCATTCATTCCATTGAGGCGAGTCTGATTGATATCCCAACAATACGTCCGCACAAGCTTTCCGTGACTACCATGGGAGTACAAACGATGGTGATTGTGCGAATTAAAGATTCTGATGGATTCGAGGGGATCGGTGAAGCAACCACCATTGGCGGTTTAGCGTATGGCCCTGAAAGCCCTGAGAGTGTCAAGCTGACGATTGATACTTACTTCGCACCTCACCTCATTGGGCAGCCGTCGCACAACATCAATACCTTAAAAGTAAGGCTCAATTCCGCCATTCGAGGCAACAACCTGGCGAAGTCGGCGATAGAAACCGCTTTGTTGGATTTACAAGGTAAGCGCTTAAACCTCTCGGTATCGGAATTACTTGGCGGGGCAGTCCATCAACATCTCCCGGTTCTATGGACGTTAGCCAGTGGTAATACCAACCAAGATATCGATGAAGCTCTGAGTTTAATCGACGCTGAGCGCCATTGTGATTTCAAACTCAAAATTGGCTCTGGAGCATTAAAGGATGACGTTAACCATGTCATCGCTATTAAACAGGCCGTAGGCGATTCGGCGAGTATTCGTGTCGATGTTAACCAGGCTTGGGATGAATCCAGCGCCGCTATTGCTATGGCGAAATTTACCGAAGCGGGCGTTGATTTGGTCGAACAGCCTACACCAATGAAAGACTTTGATGCTTTGGTTCGTTTGTCTCAGAAATTTTCCCTACCGATTCTAGCCGATGAATCAGTCGCAGACGCTAAGGATATGTATCACCTCGCGAAAGGCGGATTCGCAGGCGCAGTTGCTTTAAAAATCGCCAAAGCAGGTGGCCCAATCCAAGCCTTACAACAAGCACATGTAGCTCAAGCCGCAGGCATTGGTCTCTACGGTGGCACGTTACTGGAAGGCACGATTGGTACCGCTGCTTCGTTGCACGCCTGGTCAACACTAGAAACCTTGCATTGGGGAACGGAGATGTTTGGCCCGTTACTGATGAAGGATGACATCGTGACGAATCCACTCAACTTCCATCATAACGGCGTCGATTTACCGACTGGCCCGGGCCTCGGTATCGAGATTGACGAAGACAAATTTGCCTATTACCGCCGAAGCTAA